In Streptomyces sp. NBC_00306, a single genomic region encodes these proteins:
- a CDS encoding ABC transporter ATP-binding protein, which yields MRGITKRFPGVVANHDIDITVHKGTVHALVGENGAGKSTLMKILYGMQKPDEGTITIDGSQATFSSPADAIARGIGMVHQHFMLADNLTVLENVVLGGEKLYGIGAKARKKIKELSQAYGLNVRPDVLVEQLGVADRQRVEILKVLYRGAHTLILDEPTAVLVPQEVDALFANLRELKAEGLTVIFISHKLGEVLSVADEITVIRRGTTVGTADPRSTTTKQLAELMVGSELPSPETRESTVTDVPMLTVDSLRLTATDPDGVVREVLDGINFTIHQGEVMGIAGVEGNGQTELIEALMGMRDPDGGVITLGKNDISHAPTRKRREDGIGYIPEDRHRHGLLLESPLWENRILGHVTERPNSKRGLLDLKAARKDTERIVREYDVRTPGIEVTAASLSGGNQQKLIVGREMSHAPKLLIAAHPTRGVDVGAQAAIWDQIREARREGLAVLLISADLDELIGLSDTLRVMYRGRLVADADPATITPEELGSAMTGAATGHLEAPEQPENGEAR from the coding sequence CTGCGCGGCATCACCAAGCGCTTCCCGGGTGTCGTCGCCAACCACGACATCGACATCACCGTCCACAAGGGCACCGTGCACGCCCTCGTCGGTGAGAACGGCGCCGGTAAGTCGACCCTGATGAAGATCCTTTACGGCATGCAGAAGCCGGACGAGGGCACCATCACCATCGACGGCTCCCAGGCCACCTTCTCCAGCCCCGCCGACGCCATCGCGCGCGGAATCGGCATGGTGCACCAGCACTTCATGCTGGCCGACAACCTCACCGTGCTGGAGAACGTCGTTCTCGGGGGCGAGAAGCTCTACGGCATCGGCGCCAAGGCGCGCAAGAAGATCAAGGAGCTGTCGCAGGCGTACGGGCTCAACGTCCGCCCCGACGTCCTGGTCGAACAGCTCGGTGTCGCCGACCGGCAGCGTGTGGAGATCCTCAAGGTCCTCTACCGCGGGGCGCACACCCTCATCCTCGACGAGCCGACCGCCGTGCTCGTGCCGCAGGAGGTCGACGCGCTCTTCGCGAACCTGCGCGAGCTCAAGGCCGAGGGCCTGACCGTCATCTTCATCTCCCACAAGCTCGGCGAAGTCCTCTCCGTGGCCGACGAGATCACGGTCATCCGCCGCGGCACCACGGTCGGCACCGCCGACCCGAGGAGCACCACGACCAAGCAGCTCGCCGAGCTGATGGTCGGCAGCGAACTTCCGTCGCCGGAGACCCGTGAGTCCACGGTGACCGATGTCCCGATGCTGACCGTGGACAGTCTGCGGCTCACCGCGACCGACCCCGACGGCGTCGTGCGCGAGGTCCTCGACGGCATCAACTTCACCATCCACCAAGGCGAGGTGATGGGCATCGCCGGCGTCGAGGGCAACGGGCAGACCGAGCTCATCGAGGCCCTGATGGGTATGCGCGACCCCGACGGCGGTGTGATCACGCTCGGCAAGAACGACATCTCGCACGCGCCCACGCGCAAGCGCCGCGAGGACGGCATCGGTTACATCCCCGAGGACCGCCACCGGCACGGGCTGCTGCTGGAGTCCCCGCTGTGGGAGAACCGCATCCTCGGCCATGTCACCGAGCGCCCCAACAGCAAGCGCGGTCTGCTCGACCTCAAGGCGGCCCGCAAGGACACCGAGCGGATCGTGCGCGAGTACGACGTGCGCACCCCCGGCATCGAGGTCACCGCGGCCTCCCTCTCCGGCGGCAACCAGCAGAAGCTGATCGTCGGCCGCGAGATGAGCCACGCGCCGAAGCTGCTCATCGCCGCCCACCCCACCCGTGGTGTGGACGTCGGCGCCCAGGCGGCGATCTGGGACCAGATCCGGGAGGCGCGCCGCGAGGGTCTCGCGGTGCTGCTGATCTCCGCGGACCTGGACGAGCTCATCGGGCTCTCCGACACCCTGCGGGTGATGTACCGGGGCCGGCTGGTCGCGGACGCCGACCCCGCCACCATCACCCCGGAGGAGCTGGGCTCGGCCATGACCGGCGCCGCCACCGGCCACCTGGAAGCACCCGAGCAGCCCGAGAACGGTGAGGCCCGATGA
- a CDS encoding ABC transporter permease, whose protein sequence is MKKFDKDRLILGLAGPALALVVAFLLTSVVLLVSDRDPIEPYTLMIQNAEYTDVQVLIVNQAGTYYLAALAVAIGFRMNLFNIGVDGQYRLAAMLAAVVGASVELPGPLHVLLIVLVAMFVGAFWAGIAGILKTTRGVSEVVSTIMLNAIATSLIAWMILPKNLGVQPEGSNDLTTGEIAESGWFPGLDTGEGGVVYGFTFIAFGLGIVYWFILNRTRFGFDLRATGASQSAAQASGVDAKKMVLTAMLISGAVAGLSGLPLLLGQTHTYSLSFPVGVGFTGITIALLGRNNPIGIFFAALLIAFLEKTSASLDQHGYEKEIATIMQGLIVISVVVSYELVRQYGLRRQQQKVGEELAAQARKSREEAVL, encoded by the coding sequence ATGAAGAAGTTCGACAAGGACCGGCTGATCCTGGGCCTCGCCGGCCCGGCGCTCGCCCTGGTCGTGGCCTTCCTGCTCACCTCGGTGGTGCTGCTCGTCTCGGACCGTGATCCGATCGAGCCGTACACCCTGATGATCCAGAACGCCGAGTACACCGACGTCCAGGTGCTGATCGTCAACCAGGCCGGTACGTACTACCTCGCCGCCCTGGCCGTCGCCATCGGCTTCCGGATGAACCTGTTCAACATCGGTGTGGACGGCCAGTACCGCCTCGCGGCGATGCTGGCGGCGGTCGTCGGCGCCTCCGTGGAACTGCCCGGCCCGCTCCACGTCCTGCTGATCGTGCTCGTCGCCATGTTCGTCGGTGCCTTCTGGGCCGGCATCGCGGGCATCCTGAAGACCACCCGCGGCGTCAGCGAGGTCGTCTCGACGATCATGCTGAACGCGATCGCGACCAGCCTGATCGCCTGGATGATCCTGCCCAAGAACCTCGGTGTGCAGCCGGAGGGTTCCAACGACCTGACGACCGGCGAGATCGCCGAGTCCGGCTGGTTCCCCGGCCTGGACACCGGTGAGGGCGGGGTCGTCTACGGCTTCACCTTCATCGCGTTCGGACTGGGCATCGTCTACTGGTTCATCCTCAACCGCACCCGCTTCGGCTTCGACCTGCGCGCCACCGGCGCCAGCCAGTCCGCGGCCCAGGCGAGCGGCGTGGACGCCAAGAAGATGGTCCTCACCGCCATGCTGATCTCCGGTGCGGTCGCGGGCCTGTCCGGTCTGCCGCTGCTGCTGGGCCAGACCCACACGTACAGCCTGAGCTTCCCGGTCGGCGTCGGCTTCACCGGCATCACGATCGCCCTGCTCGGCCGCAACAACCCGATCGGCATCTTCTTCGCCGCACTGCTGATCGCCTTCCTGGAGAAGACCTCGGCCTCGCTGGACCAGCACGGTTACGAGAAGGAGATCGCCACGATCATGCAGGGCCTGATCGTGATCTCGGTCGTCGTGTCCTACGAACTCGTCCGCCAGTACGGGCTGCGCCGCCAGCAGCAGAAGGTCGGCGAGGAACTCGCCGCCCAGGCCCGTAAGTCCCGTGAGGAGGCTGTCCTGTGA
- a CDS encoding amidohydrolase, with protein MSRESEADLPGGDALPGTLSEALRAELIAFRRDMHMHPELGNQEFRTTAAIKARLEKAGLKPRVLAVGTGLICDIGTGDETRPLLGIRADIDALPIPDTKIGVPYRSTVPDRAHACGHDVHTTAVLGAGLVLADLDRQGLLPQPVRLIFQPAEEVLPGGAPDAIESGVLDGVGKIIGVHCDPKVDAGVIGLRPGPITSACDRLEVTLDGPGGHTARPHLTTDLVTAAAKVVTEVPALLARRVDARSGLAVTWGRIEAGHACNVIPQHAELSGTVRCLDLPGWRAAPDLVHAAIDEIATLHRAKSEINYIRGVPPVVNDPAVTELLRDAQTARRGSYAIEDTEQSLGGEDFSWYLEHVPGAMARLGVRTPGDTTRRDLHRGDFDADELAIDVGVELFTAAALLDVGRE; from the coding sequence ATGTCCCGTGAGTCCGAAGCAGACCTGCCCGGGGGAGACGCACTGCCCGGCACGCTGTCCGAAGCGCTGCGTGCCGAGCTGATCGCCTTCCGCCGGGACATGCACATGCACCCGGAGCTCGGCAACCAGGAGTTCCGTACGACCGCCGCCATCAAGGCACGCCTGGAGAAGGCGGGCCTGAAGCCGCGCGTACTGGCCGTCGGCACCGGACTCATCTGTGACATCGGCACCGGGGACGAGACACGGCCGCTGCTGGGCATCCGCGCGGACATCGACGCTCTTCCCATCCCCGACACCAAGATCGGCGTGCCCTACCGCTCCACCGTCCCCGACCGCGCACATGCCTGCGGTCACGATGTGCACACCACCGCCGTTCTCGGCGCGGGCCTGGTGCTGGCCGACCTGGACCGGCAGGGGCTGCTCCCGCAGCCGGTGCGGCTGATCTTCCAGCCCGCCGAGGAAGTGCTGCCGGGCGGTGCGCCGGACGCCATCGAGTCGGGTGTCCTGGACGGCGTCGGGAAGATCATCGGCGTGCACTGCGACCCCAAGGTCGACGCGGGAGTCATCGGGCTGCGGCCCGGACCCATCACCTCCGCCTGCGACCGGCTGGAGGTCACGCTCGACGGCCCCGGCGGCCACACCGCCCGTCCGCATCTGACCACCGATCTCGTCACCGCGGCCGCGAAGGTCGTCACCGAGGTCCCGGCCCTGCTCGCCCGCCGGGTCGACGCGCGCTCCGGCCTCGCGGTCACCTGGGGCCGTATCGAGGCGGGCCACGCCTGCAACGTCATCCCGCAGCACGCCGAACTGTCCGGCACCGTCCGCTGCCTGGACCTGCCGGGCTGGCGCGCGGCCCCCGACCTGGTGCACGCGGCCATCGACGAGATCGCCACGCTCCACCGGGCCAAGTCCGAGATCAACTACATCCGCGGTGTGCCGCCGGTGGTCAACGACCCGGCGGTGACCGAACTGCTGCGGGACGCGCAGACCGCGCGCCGCGGATCGTATGCGATCGAGGACACCGAACAGAGCCTGGGCGGCGAGGACTTCTCCTGGTACCTGGAGCACGTCCCCGGCGCGATGGCCCGGCTCGGTGTGCGGACGCCCGGTGACACCACCCGGCGCGACCTGCACCGCGGCGACTTCGACGCCGACGAGTTGGCGATCGACGTCGGCGTCGAGCTGTTCACGGCGGCGGCTCTGCTCGACGTCGGACGGGAGTAG
- a CDS encoding ABC transporter permease yields MTSTAPKKGGGRRKLSLPVIMLIIAAGLLLFSLVRVISGANDLTSVGQVAGALQLAVPIGLAGLGGLWAERAGVVNIGLEGMMILGTWFGAWAGYQWGPWTGVLLGIVGGALGGLLHAVITVTFNVNHIVSGVAINILAVGVTRYLSNFTFAEADGGSSKQSPRIDQITEFTIPGLSDWMIDLQAKHWFFISDLAGVIGGLVTNLSLLTIVAILLIPGTWWILWRTAFGLRLRSCGENPVAAESLGVNVYKYKYIAVTVSGGLAGLGGAFLAIVATGIYQEGQTGGRGYIGLAAMIFGNWMPGGMALGAGLFGFTDGLKLRGGAENVHAMLLLLAILLLLLVGWQLYKRKHLQAAIAAVVSAGLFAWYAMTDALPSQFVDAAPYVTTLLVLALSAQRLRPPKADGLPYRKGEGK; encoded by the coding sequence ATGACGTCGACCGCACCCAAGAAGGGCGGCGGCCGCCGCAAGCTGTCCCTGCCGGTGATCATGCTGATCATCGCGGCGGGCCTCCTGCTGTTCTCCCTGGTCCGGGTGATCAGCGGCGCCAATGACCTCACCTCGGTGGGCCAGGTCGCCGGCGCACTCCAGCTGGCCGTGCCGATCGGCCTGGCCGGACTCGGCGGTCTGTGGGCCGAGCGGGCCGGTGTGGTCAACATCGGCCTCGAAGGCATGATGATCCTCGGCACCTGGTTCGGTGCCTGGGCCGGCTACCAGTGGGGTCCGTGGACCGGTGTCCTGCTGGGCATCGTCGGCGGCGCGCTCGGCGGTCTGCTGCACGCCGTGATCACCGTGACGTTCAACGTCAACCACATCGTCTCCGGTGTGGCCATCAACATCCTGGCCGTCGGTGTCACCCGCTACCTGTCGAACTTCACGTTCGCCGAGGCGGACGGCGGCTCCTCCAAGCAGTCCCCGCGCATCGACCAGATCACCGAGTTCACCATTCCGGGACTCTCGGACTGGATGATCGATCTCCAGGCCAAACACTGGTTCTTCATCTCCGACCTGGCCGGTGTGATCGGCGGTCTGGTGACCAACCTGTCCCTGCTGACCATCGTCGCCATCCTGCTGATCCCCGGCACCTGGTGGATCCTGTGGCGCACCGCCTTCGGTCTGCGGCTGCGCTCCTGCGGTGAGAACCCCGTCGCCGCCGAGTCCCTGGGCGTCAACGTCTACAAGTACAAGTACATCGCGGTCACCGTCTCCGGCGGTCTGGCCGGTCTCGGCGGCGCGTTCCTCGCCATCGTCGCGACCGGGATCTACCAGGAGGGCCAGACCGGCGGGCGCGGCTACATCGGTCTCGCGGCCATGATCTTCGGCAACTGGATGCCGGGCGGCATGGCGCTGGGCGCCGGGCTCTTCGGCTTCACCGACGGTCTGAAGCTGCGCGGCGGCGCGGAGAACGTCCACGCGATGCTGCTCCTGCTGGCGATCCTGCTCCTGCTCCTCGTGGGCTGGCAGCTCTACAAGCGCAAGCATCTGCAGGCCGCGATCGCCGCTGTCGTCTCCGCCGGACTGTTCGCCTGGTACGCGATGACGGACGCCCTGCCGAGCCAGTTCGTGGACGCGGCGCCGTACGTCACCACGCTGCTGGTCCTCGCCCTGTCCGCACAGCGCCTGCGGCCGCCGAAGGCCGACGGCCTGCCGTACCGCAAGGGCGAGGGCAAGTGA
- a CDS encoding BMP family lipoprotein, whose translation MRRITRIATVGLASTALALSVTACGGKSSSDAAEDSSSAAIAYDIGGRGDQSFNDAAYAGLAKAEKDLDIKGTEAEPSEGEGDPDKVQRLTELARAGNNPVIGVGFAYAPAIAEVAPKFPKTTFGLIDDTSKTGKNIANLVFNEEQGSYLAGVAAAKVTKTNTVGFIGGVETPLIKKFEAGFVQGVKDTNKGVNVKVQYLTQPPDFGGFSKPDLGKAAAQGQLDAGADVIYAAAGLAGSGSIEATAKAKKWAIGVDSDQYNQKGLAPYKNYILTSVTKDVAGSVYNLIKSVKDGKPQSGEIRYGLDKDGVGLAKSNPAYTKLTDVTAAVDKARADIIAGTVKVKTAP comes from the coding sequence GTGCGCCGGATCACCAGGATCGCCACCGTGGGCCTTGCGTCCACGGCTCTCGCACTGTCCGTCACCGCATGTGGCGGCAAATCGTCCTCGGACGCTGCCGAGGACAGCAGCAGCGCCGCCATCGCGTACGACATCGGTGGCCGCGGCGACCAGTCGTTCAACGACGCCGCGTACGCCGGCCTCGCGAAGGCCGAGAAGGACCTCGACATCAAGGGGACCGAGGCCGAGCCGAGCGAGGGAGAGGGCGACCCGGACAAGGTCCAGCGCCTCACCGAGCTGGCCCGCGCCGGCAACAACCCCGTGATCGGTGTCGGCTTCGCGTACGCCCCGGCCATCGCCGAGGTCGCGCCGAAGTTCCCGAAGACCACCTTCGGCCTCATCGACGACACCTCGAAGACCGGCAAGAACATCGCCAACCTGGTCTTCAACGAGGAGCAGGGCTCCTACCTGGCCGGCGTCGCCGCCGCCAAGGTGACGAAGACCAACACCGTCGGCTTCATCGGTGGTGTCGAGACCCCGCTGATCAAGAAGTTCGAGGCGGGCTTCGTCCAGGGCGTCAAGGACACCAACAAGGGCGTCAACGTCAAGGTCCAGTACCTGACCCAGCCGCCGGACTTCGGTGGCTTCTCCAAGCCCGACCTCGGCAAGGCCGCCGCGCAGGGCCAGCTCGACGCGGGCGCCGACGTGATCTACGCCGCCGCCGGTCTCGCCGGCTCGGGCTCGATCGAGGCCACCGCCAAGGCGAAGAAGTGGGCCATCGGCGTCGACTCGGACCAGTACAACCAGAAGGGTCTCGCGCCCTACAAGAACTACATCCTCACCTCGGTGACCAAGGATGTCGCGGGCTCCGTCTACAACCTGATCAAGTCGGTCAAGGACGGCAAGCCGCAGTCCGGTGAGATCCGCTACGGCCTCGACAAGGACGGCGTCGGCCTGGCGAAGTCCAACCCGGCCTACACGAAGCTGACCGATGTGACCGCCGCGGTCGACAAGGCCCGCGCCGACATCATCGCCGGCACGGTCAAGGTCAAGACCGCTCCGTAA
- a CDS encoding thymidine phosphorylase, translating to MDVISVIRTKRDRGELSPEQIDWVIDAYTRGEVADEQMSALAMAILLNGMNRTEIARWTAAMIASGERMNFDALSRPTADKHSTGGVGDKITLPLAPLVAACGAAVPQLSGRGLGHTGGTLDKLESIPGWRALLSNEEMLNVLDTTGAVICAAGDGLAPADKKLYALRDVTGTVEAIPLIASSIMSKKIAEGTGSLVLDVKVGTGAFMKTIEDARELASTMVALGTDSGVRTVALLTDMSTPLGLTAGNALEVRESVEVLAGGGPSDVVELTLALAREMLDAAGIKDADPEKALADGSAMDVWKRMIAAQGGDPDATLPVAREQHVVTASASGVLTRLDAYDVGIAAWRLGAGRARKEDPVQAGAGVELHAKPGETVTAGQPLMTLHTDTPEKFDYALRSLGSAYDIAPAGTEFTPNPIVLDRIA from the coding sequence ATGGACGTCATCTCCGTCATCCGCACCAAGCGGGACCGGGGTGAGCTGAGCCCCGAGCAGATCGACTGGGTCATCGACGCCTACACCCGGGGTGAGGTCGCCGACGAGCAGATGTCGGCGCTGGCGATGGCGATCCTGCTGAACGGCATGAACCGCACCGAGATCGCCCGCTGGACGGCGGCGATGATCGCCTCCGGCGAGCGCATGAACTTCGACGCACTCTCCCGCCCCACCGCCGACAAGCACTCCACCGGTGGCGTCGGCGACAAGATCACGCTGCCGCTCGCCCCGCTGGTCGCCGCGTGCGGCGCCGCCGTCCCGCAGCTCTCCGGCCGCGGTCTCGGCCACACCGGCGGCACGCTCGACAAGCTGGAGTCCATCCCCGGCTGGCGCGCGCTGCTGTCCAACGAGGAGATGCTGAACGTCCTCGACACCACCGGCGCGGTGATCTGCGCGGCCGGTGACGGGCTCGCCCCCGCCGACAAGAAGCTCTATGCGCTCCGCGATGTCACCGGCACGGTCGAGGCCATCCCGCTCATCGCCTCCTCGATCATGTCCAAGAAGATCGCCGAGGGCACCGGCTCGCTGGTCCTGGACGTCAAGGTCGGCACCGGCGCGTTCATGAAGACCATCGAGGACGCCCGCGAACTGGCCTCCACCATGGTCGCGTTGGGCACCGACAGCGGAGTGCGGACCGTCGCACTGCTCACCGACATGTCCACCCCGCTCGGCCTCACCGCGGGCAACGCGCTCGAGGTCCGCGAGTCCGTCGAGGTCCTCGCCGGCGGCGGTCCCTCCGATGTCGTCGAGCTGACCCTGGCGCTGGCCCGCGAAATGCTCGACGCGGCCGGCATCAAGGACGCCGACCCGGAGAAGGCGCTGGCCGACGGCTCGGCGATGGACGTCTGGAAGCGCATGATCGCTGCCCAGGGCGGCGACCCGGACGCGACGCTCCCGGTGGCCCGCGAGCAGCACGTCGTCACCGCCTCCGCCTCCGGCGTCCTGACCCGCCTGGACGCGTACGACGTCGGCATCGCCGCCTGGCGCCTCGGAGCGGGCCGGGCTCGCAAGGAGGACCCGGTGCAGGCGGGTGCGGGCGTCGAACTGCACGCCAAGCCCGGCGAGACGGTGACGGCGGGCCAGCCGCTGATGACCCTGCACACGGACACCCCGGAGAAGTTCGACTACGCGCTCCGGTCCCTGGGTTCGGCGTACGACATCGCCCCGGCGGGCACGGAGTTCACCCCGAACCCGATCGTGCTGGACCGCATCGCCTGA
- a CDS encoding cytidine deaminase, translating to MDVDWELLRERAREAMSHAYAPYSGYPVGVAALVDDGRIIVGCNVENASYGLSLCAECGLVSQLHATGGGRLTHFACVDGRGEVLVPCGRCRQLLYEFGGPELLLDTPEGILTLDEMLPQAFGPQHLP from the coding sequence ATGGACGTCGACTGGGAGCTCCTGCGGGAGCGGGCGCGTGAGGCGATGTCGCACGCGTACGCCCCCTACTCGGGCTACCCGGTCGGCGTGGCGGCGCTCGTCGACGACGGCCGCATCATCGTCGGCTGCAACGTCGAGAACGCCTCGTACGGTCTGTCGCTGTGCGCGGAGTGCGGCCTGGTGTCGCAGCTCCATGCCACCGGCGGTGGCCGGCTCACGCACTTCGCGTGCGTGGACGGCCGGGGCGAGGTGCTGGTGCCCTGCGGGCGGTGCCGGCAGCTGCTGTACGAATTCGGCGGCCCCGAGCTGCTGCTGGACACCCCGGAAGGGATCCTGACCCTGGACGAGATGCTCCCGCAGGCGTTCGGGCCGCAGCATCTCCCGTAG
- a CDS encoding acylneuraminate cytidylyltransferase yields MTVLAVIPARGGSKGVPAKNLAPVGGVPLVARAVRESLAARLVTDVVVSTDDPDIAAAARSAGAEVVLRPAAIAGDTATSEAAVLHAMDAFEAMNGVQVDVVLLVQCTSPFLSRQDIEGVAAAVAERGADSAVTVAPFHGFVWREDAEEPVGTTGEQAGNAGEYGAVRPAVGAQPTGAATALLAGTAPGGRGVNHDSSFRPRRQDRPQDFLETGAAYAMAATAFREAGHRFFGRTALVRTDPARVLEVDDPHDLERARALAPLLDTPALPTREDVDAVVLDFDGTQTDDRVHIDAEGREIVSVHRGDGLGIAHLRNAGLPLLILSTEQNPVVAARARKLRIPVLHGVDRKDLALKQWCEDQGIAPERVLYVGNDVNDLPCFDLAGWPVAVASAHGSVRAAARAVTTTRGGEGAIREIAAWLLGPTLLHTPAGSPPAPATSHNTPES; encoded by the coding sequence ATGACCGTTCTCGCCGTGATCCCCGCCCGAGGCGGCTCGAAAGGCGTACCGGCCAAGAATCTGGCGCCGGTGGGCGGAGTGCCGCTGGTGGCGCGGGCCGTGCGCGAGAGCCTCGCCGCCCGGCTGGTGACCGATGTCGTGGTCTCCACGGACGACCCGGACATCGCGGCGGCGGCCCGGAGCGCGGGCGCCGAGGTGGTCCTGCGGCCGGCCGCGATCGCCGGCGACACCGCCACCAGCGAGGCCGCCGTCCTGCACGCCATGGACGCCTTCGAGGCGATGAACGGCGTCCAGGTCGACGTGGTCCTGCTTGTCCAGTGCACCAGCCCCTTCCTGAGCCGCCAGGACATCGAGGGCGTGGCCGCCGCGGTCGCCGAGCGCGGCGCGGACAGCGCGGTCACCGTGGCCCCCTTCCACGGCTTCGTCTGGCGCGAGGACGCCGAGGAGCCGGTCGGCACCACGGGTGAACAGGCAGGGAACGCGGGCGAGTACGGGGCCGTGCGCCCCGCCGTCGGCGCACAGCCCACCGGCGCCGCCACCGCACTGCTCGCCGGCACCGCCCCCGGCGGCCGCGGCGTCAACCACGACTCGTCCTTCCGCCCGCGCCGCCAGGACCGCCCGCAGGACTTCCTGGAGACGGGCGCCGCGTACGCCATGGCCGCCACCGCCTTCCGCGAGGCCGGACACCGCTTCTTCGGCCGCACCGCCCTCGTCCGCACCGACCCCGCCCGGGTCCTCGAAGTGGACGACCCCCACGATCTCGAGCGCGCCCGTGCGCTCGCCCCGCTCCTCGACACCCCCGCGCTGCCCACGCGTGAGGACGTCGACGCCGTCGTCCTCGACTTCGACGGCACCCAGACCGACGACCGGGTCCACATCGACGCGGAGGGCCGGGAGATCGTCTCGGTGCACCGCGGCGACGGCCTCGGCATCGCGCATCTGCGCAACGCCGGTCTGCCCCTGCTCATCCTGTCCACCGAGCAGAACCCGGTGGTCGCGGCGCGCGCCCGCAAGCTCAGGATCCCCGTCCTGCACGGCGTCGACCGCAAGGACCTCGCCCTCAAGCAGTGGTGCGAGGACCAGGGGATCGCGCCCGAACGCGTGCTCTACGTCGGCAACGACGTCAACGATCTTCCGTGCTTCGACCTCGCCGGCTGGCCCGTTGCCGTCGCGAGCGCTCACGGATCCGTACGCGCCGCCGCGCGTGCCGTCACTACCACCCGCGGCGGTGAGGGGGCGATCCGTGAGATCGCCGCCTGGCTTCTCGGCCCGACCCTTCTCCACACCCCAGCAGGCAGTCCCCCAGCCCCTGCCACGTCCCACAACACCCCCGAGAGTTAA
- a CDS encoding STAS domain-containing protein encodes MDATQPVVMRISGRLTPDDVPRLCEELHARLSGTGATEAICDVGGLTHASLTAVNALARMQLTARRLGCRVRMRDAGPELRALLELVGLGEVA; translated from the coding sequence GTGGACGCCACACAGCCCGTCGTCATGCGCATTTCCGGGAGGCTGACCCCGGACGATGTGCCGCGCCTGTGCGAGGAGTTGCACGCGCGGCTCTCCGGCACCGGCGCCACCGAGGCGATCTGTGACGTCGGAGGGCTGACACACGCCAGTCTGACCGCCGTCAACGCCCTTGCGCGGATGCAGCTCACGGCCCGGCGGCTGGGGTGCCGGGTCCGGATGCGGGATGCGGGGCCGGAGCTGCGCGCACTGCTGGAACTGGTGGGCCTGGGCGAAGTCGCCTGA
- a CDS encoding N-acetylneuraminate synthase family protein translates to MSTSRLRTLGTRTAGPGHPVYVTGEIGINHNGDLDNAFALIDAAADAGCDAVKFQKRTPEICTPRDQWDIERDTPWGRMTYIDYRHRVEFGEDEYRRIDEHCKKRGIDWFASPWDTEAVAFLEKFDVPAHKVASASLTDDELLRALRGTGKTVILSTGMSTPRQIRHAVEVLGSDNILLCHATSTYPAKAEELNLRVINTLQAEYPNVPIGYSGHETGLQTTLAAVALGAAFVERHITLDRAMWGSDQAASVEPGGLQRLVRDIRTIETALGDGVKKVYDSELAPMKKLRRVAGVVAEGGDREPAAV, encoded by the coding sequence ATGAGCACGTCCCGTCTGCGTACCCTCGGCACCAGGACCGCCGGGCCGGGCCACCCCGTCTACGTCACGGGTGAGATCGGCATCAACCACAACGGCGACCTCGACAACGCGTTCGCGCTCATCGACGCCGCGGCCGACGCCGGCTGCGACGCGGTCAAGTTCCAGAAGCGCACGCCGGAGATCTGCACGCCGCGCGACCAGTGGGACATCGAGCGCGACACCCCCTGGGGCCGGATGACGTACATCGACTACCGCCACCGCGTGGAGTTCGGCGAGGACGAGTACCGCCGGATCGACGAGCACTGCAAGAAGCGGGGCATCGACTGGTTCGCCTCCCCGTGGGACACCGAGGCCGTCGCCTTCCTGGAGAAGTTCGACGTCCCGGCGCACAAGGTCGCCTCCGCGTCCCTCACCGACGACGAGCTGCTGCGCGCCCTGCGCGGCACCGGCAAGACGGTCATTCTCTCCACCGGCATGTCGACGCCGCGGCAGATCCGCCACGCGGTGGAGGTGCTCGGCAGCGACAACATCCTGCTCTGCCACGCCACGTCGACGTACCCGGCGAAGGCCGAGGAGCTCAACCTGCGCGTGATCAACACGCTCCAGGCGGAGTACCCGAACGTCCCGATCGGCTACTCCGGCCACGAGACGGGTCTCCAGACCACGCTGGCCGCGGTCGCACTCGGCGCCGCGTTCGTCGAGCGCCACATCACGCTCGACCGCGCCATGTGGGGCTCCGACCAGGCGGCCTCCGTCGAGCCGGGCGGCCTCCAGCGCCTGGTCCGCGACATCCGCACGATCGAGACCGCGCTGGGCGACGGCGTCAAGAAGGTCTACGACTCCGAGCTCGCCCCGATGAAGAAGCTGCGCCGGGTCGCGGGCGTCGTCGCCGAGGGGGGCGACCGCGAGCCCGCGGCGGTCTGA